A stretch of the Candidatus Bathyarchaeota archaeon genome encodes the following:
- a CDS encoding 50S ribosomal protein L34e, protein MPRPALRTRSKKRKYRSLPGGRNKVLYKKEKTNNPRCSNCGRYLTFLPHSTLKIRKLPKSQKRISRIFGGQLCHICLRDLLKQTSRTL, encoded by the coding sequence GTGCCACGCCCTGCATTGAGAACGAGAAGTAAAAAGCGAAAATATCGTTCTTTACCTGGCGGACGCAACAAGGTACTATACAAAAAAGAAAAGACAAACAATCCAAGATGTTCTAATTGTGGACGCTATCTCACATTTCTACCCCACTCAACCTTGAAGATACGCAAGCTTCCTAAGTCCCAGAAAAGAATCAGCCGCATCTTCGGCGGACAACTCTGCCACATTTGCCTCCGCGACTTGCTG
- a CDS encoding 50S ribosomal protein L18, whose amino-acid sequence MAKGPSYCVPFRRRREGKTDYKARKALILSRLPRVVTRGSLKHMNVQIIEATTTGDKVIVSANSQELKNYGWQAACGNLPSAYLTGLLCGTRAVAKNVKKAIVDIGLHQPTKGARVFASLKGVLDAGISVPHGVEKLPDEKQLRGQHIADYAKSLASSNVELYERTFSKYLERKLAPEKLVEYFNAAKEKIATPPKRKKARKTKKKVKRKVKKL is encoded by the coding sequence ATGGCAAAAGGCCCATCCTATTGTGTTCCATTTCGGAGACGCAGAGAAGGCAAAACGGACTACAAAGCAAGAAAGGCACTGATACTCTCAAGACTTCCTCGCGTGGTAACGAGAGGGTCACTGAAACACATGAACGTTCAAATTATAGAAGCTACCACAACAGGTGACAAAGTCATTGTCTCAGCTAACTCGCAAGAGCTAAAAAATTATGGTTGGCAAGCTGCATGTGGAAACTTACCTTCTGCATATCTAACTGGTCTATTATGCGGTACGAGGGCAGTGGCTAAAAATGTGAAAAAGGCCATTGTGGACATAGGGCTTCATCAACCTACAAAGGGAGCTCGTGTTTTTGCCTCTTTAAAGGGCGTTTTAGATGCTGGTATTAGTGTTCCACATGGCGTAGAGAAACTGCCAGACGAAAAACAATTAAGAGGACAACACATCGCCGATTATGCTAAAAGTTTAGCCTCTTCAAATGTTGAACTCTATGAAAGAACATTTTCTAAATACTTGGAAAGAAAACTTGCTCCAGAAAAACTAGTGGAATACTTTAATGCAGCAAAAGAAAAAATAGCGACCCCACCCAAAAGAAAGAAGGCGAGAAAGACAAAGAAGAAAGTTAAAAGGAAAGTTAAAAAACTATGA
- the secY gene encoding preprotein translocase subunit SecY, producing MAGRFLGIFKPMARFLPEATPPRKRVAFNQKLLWTALALIIYLIMAEIPLYGLQAGESGFEMSYLRIIFASNRGTLLELGIGPIVTAGLILQLLAGSGMINVDMSNPEDRGLFTTASKFFTILLTGVQASAYIIGGVYGSLPVSISIIIFLQLMFAGIIIMLLDEMIQKGWGIGSGISLFIMAGVAQRILWDSFALTPGLADQKSYGAFPALVQTITSGQPVFSFALKYVPFNATSGTVAHLIPAIDNAFIRSQNLPALLGFFTTIVVFLVVIYVEGIRVELPVSHADYRGYRGRYPIKLLYVSNLPVIFTSALFANVYFFSQIIWLNFNRNNSNFFFNLLGTYSAGAGQQPQPIGGLVYYVIAPRSILDVTLDPMRAMVFAAFMIIFCVIFSLTWLEVGGLGPSTVAKQLVDSGMHIPGYRRSARPIETMLKRYIPAVTVLGGIVVGIIAAFADFFGVFGTGMGVLLSVGIIYQYYQQLMQERVAEMYPAFRRLFGG from the coding sequence ATGGCGGGCAGATTTCTCGGAATTTTCAAACCCATGGCGAGATTCTTGCCGGAGGCGACACCGCCTAGAAAAAGAGTTGCGTTTAACCAGAAGCTGTTGTGGACCGCTCTAGCGCTAATTATCTACCTTATCATGGCTGAAATCCCGCTTTATGGCTTGCAGGCGGGAGAAAGCGGCTTTGAAATGAGTTATCTCAGAATCATATTTGCCTCTAACAGAGGGACACTACTGGAACTTGGCATAGGTCCAATAGTGACTGCGGGCTTGATCCTTCAGCTTTTAGCTGGTTCAGGAATGATAAATGTCGACATGTCCAACCCTGAAGACCGCGGGCTCTTCACAACTGCGAGCAAATTCTTTACAATACTACTCACAGGAGTTCAAGCGTCCGCTTACATAATCGGCGGCGTCTATGGTTCACTGCCAGTATCGATAAGCATCATCATCTTTCTCCAACTTATGTTTGCAGGGATAATAATCATGCTGCTAGACGAGATGATTCAAAAAGGTTGGGGAATAGGAAGCGGAATTAGCCTTTTCATTATGGCTGGAGTAGCCCAGAGAATATTGTGGGACAGCTTCGCTTTGACACCAGGACTAGCTGATCAAAAGAGTTACGGCGCCTTTCCAGCATTAGTGCAAACCATTACATCAGGTCAGCCAGTGTTTTCTTTTGCTCTAAAATATGTGCCATTCAATGCTACTTCTGGCACTGTTGCACACCTCATCCCAGCAATTGATAATGCTTTCATCAGATCTCAAAATCTGCCTGCACTACTGGGATTTTTCACAACAATTGTGGTGTTTCTTGTCGTTATATATGTGGAAGGCATCAGAGTAGAGCTACCTGTTTCCCATGCTGACTACAGAGGTTACCGCGGCAGATACCCCATCAAGCTTCTATATGTTTCCAACTTACCTGTAATCTTTACTTCCGCTCTGTTCGCCAACGTATACTTCTTTTCGCAGATTATCTGGCTCAACTTCAACCGAAACAACTCGAACTTTTTCTTCAATCTTCTAGGAACCTATTCAGCAGGGGCTGGGCAACAACCTCAACCTATAGGCGGCTTAGTTTACTATGTAATAGCGCCCCGTAGCATCCTAGATGTAACTTTGGATCCAATGAGAGCAATGGTTTTTGCTGCTTTTATGATAATATTTTGTGTAATCTTCTCACTCACTTGGCTTGAGGTAGGCGGCCTAGGCCCATCAACCGTTGCGAAACAATTGGTGGATTCAGGCATGCATATTCCAGGCTACAGAAGATCAGCTCGACCTATAGAGACCATGCTGAAACGCTATATCCCAGCAGTTACAGTTCTCGGAGGAATTGTTGTTGGCATTATCGCGGCCTTTGCAGACTTTTTCGGGGTTTTTGGGACAGGCATGGGCGTGCTGCTTTCTGTCGGCATTATTTATCAGTATTATCAACAGTTAATGCAGGAACGGGTTGCAGAGATGTATCCAGCATTCCGCCGCTTATTTGGAGGCTAA
- a CDS encoding 50S ribosomal protein L6, with the protein MRLLEVEKTVEVPEGVDVKIDGRVVTISGEKGTLTRDFSHASLSIQKEEKLVKIRTDWPRKKEAATVATISSHIQNMITGVTKGFTYKLKIVFSHFPISVKVEQKKVLIENFTGERSPRTAKIVGDTKVTVKSDDVIVQGTNLEDVSQTAANIEQGTRVKRKDPRVFLDGIYVYKRLKGTET; encoded by the coding sequence ATGCGCTTATTGGAAGTCGAAAAAACTGTTGAAGTCCCCGAAGGTGTGGACGTCAAAATAGATGGCAGAGTAGTAACCATATCAGGAGAGAAGGGAACGTTAACCAGAGATTTCTCTCACGCATCTTTATCTATTCAAAAGGAAGAAAAACTGGTAAAAATTCGAACAGATTGGCCTCGCAAAAAAGAGGCAGCAACAGTTGCAACTATAAGTTCTCACATTCAAAATATGATAACGGGAGTAACTAAGGGATTCACATACAAATTAAAAATCGTTTTTTCTCACTTTCCAATATCCGTCAAAGTCGAACAAAAGAAAGTTCTAATAGAGAACTTTACGGGCGAACGCAGTCCACGCACAGCAAAAATAGTGGGGGACACAAAAGTTACAGTCAAATCCGACGACGTAATTGTTCAAGGAACAAACTTGGAAGACGTAAGTCAGACAGCAGCAAACATCGAACAAGGAACAAGAGTCAAAAGAAAAGATCCGCGTGTGTTTCTTGACGGCATATACGTGTATAAGCGTCTCAAGGGGACAGAAACTTGA
- a CDS encoding 30S ribosomal protein S14: MGKQRPKKERKFGKGSRPCRRCGSYGPVIRRYNLYICRQCFREIARKLGFKKYE, encoded by the coding sequence ATGGGAAAACAGAGACCTAAGAAAGAACGAAAATTCGGTAAGGGCAGCAGACCTTGTAGAAGATGTGGCTCTTACGGCCCAGTAATCCGGCGTTACAATTTATATATATGCCGGCAGTGCTTTAGGGAGATAGCCCGAAAACTTGGGTTTAAAAAATACGAATAA
- a CDS encoding 30S ribosomal protein S8 yields MVDTIANGMTTLINNEMRLKRECIISPASKLLGRVLRVMQLGGYIGEFEFIDDGITGKFKIQLLGRINKCGAIRPRFPVRSDEFEEWERSFLPSKDIGILVISTSRGVTSHKTAKEEKIGGRLLAFVY; encoded by the coding sequence ATGGTGGATACAATCGCGAATGGCATGACTACATTGATAAACAACGAGATGCGCCTAAAGCGAGAATGTATAATCAGTCCAGCCTCTAAACTGCTTGGCAGAGTTCTAAGAGTTATGCAACTAGGTGGATACATCGGCGAGTTTGAATTCATAGATGATGGCATAACAGGAAAGTTCAAGATACAACTTCTCGGCAGAATAAACAAATGTGGCGCAATTAGGCCTCGCTTTCCAGTACGATCAGACGAATTTGAGGAATGGGAAAGAAGCTTTCTTCCTTCAAAGGATATAGGTATCCTTGTCATCTCCACTTCCAGAGGTGTGACTTCTCACAAAACAGCAAAAGAGGAAAAAATAGGGGGTCGTCTATTAGCCTTCGTCTATTAG
- a CDS encoding 50S ribosomal protein L30 → MAEKRECLVVVRVRGIVGVSPEMKKTLGILRLNRNCHITLVDSRPSFSGMLKKVRHFVAWGEITKENILLLLSKRGKLVGNKKLDEEYAQKVGYKTLEELAGAICELKVDFRHLPDIKPVFRAHPPKKGYKGKIKKSYAAGGVTGYRGKAINKLVENMI, encoded by the coding sequence ATGGCTGAAAAACGAGAATGCTTGGTAGTGGTTCGCGTTCGAGGAATAGTTGGTGTATCACCTGAAATGAAGAAAACTCTTGGAATCCTTCGCCTAAACCGAAACTGCCACATAACCCTTGTCGACAGCCGCCCCAGCTTCTCAGGTATGTTAAAGAAGGTTAGACACTTTGTTGCCTGGGGTGAAATAACAAAAGAGAATATACTTCTGCTACTCAGCAAGCGGGGGAAACTCGTTGGCAATAAAAAGCTTGACGAGGAGTATGCTCAGAAAGTTGGCTATAAAACTTTGGAAGAGTTAGCTGGGGCCATATGCGAACTGAAAGTCGATTTTCGACATTTACCAGACATCAAACCGGTTTTCAGAGCGCACCCTCCAAAAAAAGGATACAAAGGAAAAATAAAGAAGAGCTATGCTGCTGGCGGAGTTACTGGGTACCGTGGCAAGGCAATTAACAAACTTGTAGAAAACATGATTTGA
- a CDS encoding uL15 family ribosomal protein, whose translation MPHKLRKTRKSRGSRTVGWGRVGQHRKGGQKGHTKAGRHKHLWSYVLRYEPDYFTKKGFYSPNRKKVNVVNVGKLEELALKLSTEEGLEKKEELSFLDLDKLGYSKLLGMGNVTKPFSIKVASHSESAAKKVEEAGGRFITEKINQIRA comes from the coding sequence ATGCCTCACAAACTTCGAAAGACTCGGAAAAGCCGAGGTTCAAGAACAGTAGGATGGGGTAGGGTTGGTCAGCATCGCAAAGGCGGTCAAAAAGGCCATACGAAAGCAGGCCGGCATAAACACTTATGGTCCTACGTGCTGAGATATGAACCCGATTATTTTACCAAGAAAGGGTTCTACTCCCCAAACCGTAAGAAAGTCAATGTAGTAAACGTTGGGAAATTGGAAGAGTTGGCGCTGAAGCTTTCTACCGAAGAAGGCTTGGAGAAAAAAGAAGAGCTATCTTTTCTAGATTTAGACAAGTTGGGTTACAGCAAACTTTTGGGCATGGGCAACGTAACTAAACCTTTTTCAATAAAAGTCGCATCTCATTCAGAGTCCGCCGCCAAAAAGGTGGAAGAAGCAGGCGGCAGATTTATCACAGAAAAAATCAACCAGATACGTGCATAA
- a CDS encoding 50S ribosomal protein L32e — MKRPRQEKAAAEQAVKLRKAVKARKPKFRRHESWRYKRLKESWRKPRGLDNKMRQKAKGWPKAVNVGYRGPRIARGLHPSGYEEVLIHTPDEIVEVDPKTQAIRIAHTVGTRKRIQIASQAREREIHVLNPLVKREIGEEKIEEELLEETISEPQETKVKPEKKTNHSKRSKRRKGSENK, encoded by the coding sequence ATCAAAAGACCAAGACAAGAGAAGGCTGCGGCTGAACAAGCAGTAAAGTTGCGGAAGGCCGTGAAGGCGAGAAAACCCAAGTTTAGACGCCACGAAAGCTGGCGTTACAAACGTTTGAAGGAAAGCTGGAGAAAACCCCGCGGATTAGACAATAAGATGCGACAGAAAGCAAAAGGTTGGCCCAAGGCCGTAAATGTTGGCTATCGTGGACCGCGAATTGCTAGAGGACTACACCCGTCAGGATACGAGGAAGTACTAATTCACACACCAGATGAAATAGTAGAGGTGGACCCTAAAACTCAAGCCATACGAATCGCCCACACTGTAGGAACTAGAAAACGAATTCAAATTGCTTCACAGGCAAGAGAAAGAGAAATTCATGTTTTGAATCCACTTGTCAAAAGGGAAATTGGAGAAGAAAAAATCGAAGAAGAGTTGCTTGAAGAAACGATTTCAGAACCTCAAGAGACTAAGGTAAAACCAGAAAAGAAAACGAACCATTCCAAACGCTCCAAACGGAGAAAAGGAAGTGAAAACAAATGA
- a CDS encoding 50S ribosomal protein L19e produces the protein MSLKSQRRLAADILKIGQNRVWIDPERIDEVEVAITREEIRKLIHERTIKSLPEKGVSRSRARVLHRQKKKGLRRGPGKRSKSRISKKEVWMKRIRALRRRLRELKEKRVITENTYRKFYQIAGSGAFESIAELERRIKAKGLWRTR, from the coding sequence ATGAGTCTCAAAAGCCAACGCCGCCTTGCTGCTGATATCCTTAAAATAGGGCAAAACAGGGTTTGGATAGATCCTGAGAGAATAGACGAAGTTGAGGTAGCAATCACCAGAGAAGAAATTAGGAAACTCATTCATGAAAGGACCATAAAATCCCTTCCTGAAAAAGGAGTTAGCAGATCACGCGCCCGTGTTTTACATAGACAAAAAAAGAAGGGGTTAAGAAGAGGTCCCGGCAAAAGAAGCAAGTCAAGAATTTCTAAGAAAGAGGTTTGGATGAAGAGAATTCGAGCGTTGCGAAGAAGGCTACGAGAGTTGAAAGAAAAACGTGTAATTACAGAAAACACATATCGTAAGTTTTACCAAATAGCAGGAAGTGGTGCCTTCGAATCAATCGCTGAACTTGAGCGCCGTATAAAGGCTAAAGGCTTATGGAGGACGCGTTGA
- a CDS encoding 50S ribosomal protein L5 codes for MLKPKIRKVTVNIAVGQSGEPLEKAVQVLEQLTGRKPVKRKAKQTIRDFGIREGEPISCVVTLRKEKAIEFLTKTLQAVDNKIPKKRFDNNGNFSFGIREHIEIPGTKYTPELGIFGMDISVTLGRAGYRVKERRRTRSTIGISHLLTPEEAIVFIKDTLAVEIT; via the coding sequence ATGCTTAAGCCGAAAATCCGGAAGGTAACCGTTAACATAGCTGTGGGACAATCAGGGGAGCCCCTTGAAAAAGCTGTACAGGTTCTCGAACAACTGACAGGCCGAAAACCTGTAAAGAGGAAAGCCAAGCAAACTATAAGAGATTTTGGAATAAGAGAGGGTGAACCAATCTCCTGCGTTGTAACACTTCGAAAAGAAAAAGCCATAGAATTCCTCACCAAAACACTTCAAGCTGTTGACAATAAAATACCAAAGAAACGTTTCGACAACAATGGCAACTTTTCCTTCGGGATAAGAGAACATATTGAAATTCCAGGCACAAAATACACGCCAGAGCTTGGAATCTTCGGGATGGATATCTCGGTTACTCTCGGTCGTGCTGGCTATCGCGTCAAAGAACGAAGACGAACCAGATCAACGATCGGCATAAGTCATTTGTTAACCCCTGAAGAGGCAATAGTATTCATCAAAGATACCTTAGCGGTTGAGATAACCTGA
- a CDS encoding DUF106 domain-containing protein, with protein sequence MFITLFIDWLLAPQAPAATIFITILCVSLTFLTSLVNRLLTNPEKMRAWRKEIKDWTSEFKEAQRNKDKKKLAKVEKQKAKIMKLQQKMSWQSMKISLLFFVPFILMWQVLWGIYQGPIAFLPGFGPLSIVYWYLLCSLFFSTLFSRIFGVGIGAE encoded by the coding sequence ATGTTTATAACCTTGTTCATAGATTGGCTATTAGCACCGCAAGCGCCAGCAGCAACAATTTTTATCACTATACTCTGCGTGTCTCTAACCTTTCTTACTTCCTTAGTTAACCGTTTACTTACAAATCCGGAAAAAATGCGTGCTTGGAGAAAGGAGATTAAGGATTGGACGAGCGAATTTAAGGAAGCTCAACGAAACAAAGACAAGAAAAAACTCGCTAAAGTGGAAAAACAAAAAGCCAAAATAATGAAGCTACAACAGAAAATGTCATGGCAGTCAATGAAAATATCACTGCTTTTCTTTGTTCCTTTTATTCTTATGTGGCAAGTGCTTTGGGGCATTTACCAAGGGCCTATTGCATTTCTTCCAGGTTTCGGACCACTTTCAATAGTTTATTGGTATCTTCTATGCTCCTTGTTCTTTAGCACTCTATTCTCTAGAATCTTTGGCGTCGGAATAGGAGCGGAATGA
- a CDS encoding 30S ribosomal protein S5 codes for MRRRRRRQRIRRTKREVSETWTPKTSLGKMIQEGRISSMEEIFMEGLKIRESEIVDLLLPDLQEEVININLVQKQTDAGEKSQFKAIVAVGNRDGYIGLGGGKTRQVRAAIEKAAVNARLNVSLVRRGCGSWECGCGKPHSMSFQTTGKCGGVEIVLIPGPRGLGLVAGETAKIILGLAGIKDCWTKSFGSTRTIPSFAYAVFDALKKTYSLVTPEDWVR; via the coding sequence ATGAGAAGACGAAGACGAAGACAACGTATAAGAAGAACAAAACGAGAAGTAAGCGAAACGTGGACGCCAAAAACCTCCCTTGGCAAAATGATCCAAGAAGGCCGCATTTCTTCTATGGAAGAAATATTTATGGAAGGATTGAAGATACGCGAGTCAGAAATTGTAGATCTTTTGCTTCCTGATTTACAAGAAGAAGTTATTAACATAAATTTGGTGCAAAAACAAACCGACGCTGGAGAGAAGTCGCAGTTTAAAGCAATAGTAGCAGTTGGTAACCGTGATGGCTACATAGGGTTAGGCGGTGGGAAAACAAGACAAGTACGTGCAGCAATTGAAAAAGCAGCTGTGAACGCACGGCTCAACGTGAGTCTTGTCCGTAGAGGTTGTGGCAGTTGGGAATGTGGATGTGGAAAGCCACATTCAATGTCATTTCAGACAACAGGCAAATGTGGTGGTGTAGAAATTGTTTTAATTCCAGGACCTAGGGGTCTCGGCTTAGTTGCAGGTGAAACAGCGAAGATAATTCTAGGGCTTGCAGGAATAAAAGACTGTTGGACAAAGAGCTTCGGTTCGACAAGAACTATTCCATCGTTTGCCTATGCTGTTTTTGACGCCCTTAAAAAAACTTACAGCCTTGTTACACCTGAAGATTGGGTGAGGTAA